A genomic window from Lotus japonicus ecotype B-129 chromosome 1, LjGifu_v1.2 includes:
- the LOC130730100 gene encoding DNA-directed RNA polymerase V subunit 5A: MEENGGGQQLVAAENGGGHDGAREATCLSMKMDDGSRESHRYYLSRRTALEMLKDRGYTIPSSEIQLSLSEFRETHGQKPDVDRLRFSATHSADPSKRVLVIFCGPGVVKVTSIRNIAGQIVNKDTLSGVLLIVENNITGQALKAINLFSFKVEIFQITDLLVNITKHVLKPKHQVLTDRQKKNLLKKFNIEEKQLPRMLQSDAIARYYGLQRGQVVKVTFSSGEITQLHVTYRCVW; encoded by the exons ATGGAAGAGAACGGAGGAGGACAACAACTGGTAGCGGCCGAGAACGGTGGTGGTCACGACGGAGCAAGAGAAGCCACATGTCTAAGCATGAAGATGGACGATGGTAGCAGAGAGAGTCACAGGTACTACCTCTCTCGCAGAACCGCATTGGAAATGCTCAAAGACAGAGGCTACACCATTCCCTCCTCCGAAATCCAACTCTCCCTCTCTGAATTCCGTGAAACTCACGGCCAGAAGCCCGACGTCGACCGCCTCCGCTTCTCCGCCACCCACTCCGCCGACCCCTCCAAACGG GTTCTGGTGATTTTCTGTGGTCCTGGTGTGGTTAAGGTCACTTCCATCAGGAACATTGCTGGACAGATTGTTAACAAAGATACCTTGTCTGGGGTCTTGTTGATTGTGGAAAATAATATCACTGGTCAGGCCTTGAAAGCTATCAATCTTTTCTCATTTAAGGTTGAGATTTTTCAG ATCACAGATTTGCTTGTTAATATTACAAAGCATGTATTGAAGCCAAAGCATCAGGTGCTGACTGATCGGCAAAAGAAAaatcttctgaagaagttcaatatagAAGAAAAACAG CTTCCCCGTATGCTGCAGTCAGATGCAATCGCTCGATATTATGGACTTCAGAGGGGGCAAGTAGTTAAAGTTACCTTCAGTAGTGGTGAAATCACCCAGCTGCATGTCACATATCGATGCGTTTGGTGA
- the LOC130730101 gene encoding uncharacterized protein At5g39865, protein MGCSASKTTTIVANRNPENPSPSASLASSSSSSSFSASSSSSSSKSQCSNSSPKPPRALSLPMPLVHHPPTKKGDTHHLVSLTSTTYGSLLMIDQKVPKFSHKDPHLEPLLTKSFQKGSNPKESEHALSPDSVINTWELMDGLDEDSHETSAKLQPFIISEKPSSCRYTMFDGSAKRRLLDTFESLKASETSMEKEKPSSPTKKPLWQHLSEEALLAKLDPSVAWSYRRALSSRQLGRNNLSRGVRSMGSSPLRTSTAFVEKLFLLPGSEDRVVVYCTSLRGIRKTYEDCCSVRMILRGFRVAVDERDISMDSSYRKELENVLGGKAVTLPQVFIRGKHVGNAEELKQMNESGELAKLLEGFPTQDPGFVCENCGDVRFMPCPNCNGSKKVFEEEDGVLRRCPDCNENGLIRCPNCCS, encoded by the coding sequence ATGGGTTGCTCAGCTTCCAAAACCACCACCATTGTTGCCAACAGAAATCCAGAAAATCCCTCTCCTTCTGCTTCTCttgcatcttcttcttcttcctcatctttttctgcatcatcatcatcctcttcttcTAAATCACAATGCTCCAATTCTTCACCAAAACCTCCAAGAGCTCTGTCTCTCCCAATGCCTCTAGTCCACCACCCTCCCACCAAAAAGGGTGACACCCATCACCTTGTTTCCCTCACCTCCACTACCTATGGTTCTCTTCTTATGATTGACCAAAAAGTTCCCAAATTTAGCCACAAGGACCCTCATCTTGAACCTCTTCTCACCAAAAGCTTCCAAAAGGGGTCAAACCCAAAAGAGTCAGAGCATGCTCTGTCTCCAGACTCTGTTATCAACACATGGGAACTCATGGATGGTTTGGATGAAGATTCACATGAAACCAGTgcaaagcttcaaccttttatCATCTCAGAGAAACCCAGTTCATGCAGGTACACAATGTTTGATGGGTCTGCAAAAAGGAGGCTCCTTGATACCTTTGAATCACTGAAAGCTTCAGAAACATCcatggaaaaagaaaaaccatCTTCCCCTACCAAGAAGCCTCTTTGGCAGCATTTATCAGAGGAAGCTTTGCTTGCTAAGCTGGATCCAAGTGTGGCATGGAGTTACCGGAGAGCATTGTCATCTAGGCAACTTGGTAGGAACAACCTAAGCAGAGGTGTGAGGTCAATGGGGTCTAGTCCTTTGAGAACTTCCACTGCATTTGTTGAAAAGTTGTTCCTTTTACCTGGTTCTGAAGACAGGGTAGTGGTTTACTGCACTAGTTTGAGAGGGATTAGGAAGACCTATGAAGATTGCTGTTCAGTGAGGATGATTTTGAGAGGGTTCAGAGTTGCTGTTGATGAGAGGGACATTTCAATGGACTCATCTTACAGGAAGGAGTTGGAGAATGTGCTTGGTGGGAAAGCAGTGACTTTGCCTCAGGTGTTTATCAGAGGGAAACATGTTGGAAATGCAGAGGAGTTGAAGCAGATGAATGAGTCTGGGGAATTGGCAAAGCTTTTGGAAGGTTTTCCCACTCAGGATCCTGGGTTTGTGTGTGAGAATTGTGGAGATGTCAGGTTTATGCCATGTCCTAATTGCAATGGGAGCAAGAAGGTGTTTGAGGAGGAAGATGGAGTGTTGAGAAGGTGCCCTGATTGTAATGAGAATGGCTTGATTAGATGCCCCAATTGCTGCTCATGA
- the LOC130730102 gene encoding uncharacterized protein LOC130730102, whose product MDQVITFVYYDGRVVHGDQGAIFEGRRRSMHLKRNITFDRLKKKIHKRLKLQRNQMISRVSSRFMTTPNPIFFTHFEIVDNVDVQVMMDAFSQQSYMVQLELYVEVTEAGSSSMSVPTYLSSTQPRPTEDGGRHVVDEELLAEPYTVPFSVMSIEETNIVVPSDVAVNLGDDYDYRLDNDNVDGEVIPSDDDHNEDERMQEGGDESDTDDEGDRHANPQPRMAPHPADQPAAPVNVNVETQGMYNQHISSSVVFYKYMVLDIFL is encoded by the coding sequence ATGGATCAAGTTATTACTTTTGTGTATTACGATGGCAGGGTTGTCCATGGCGACCAAGGTGCCATATTCGAAGGTCGGAGAAGGTCCATGCATCTGAAGCGAAACATTACCTTCGACCGTTTGAAGAAGAAAATCCACAAAAGGTTGAAGCTGCAAAGGAACCAGATGATTTCTAGAGTCAGCTCTAGATTTATGACGACACCGAATCCCATTTTTTTTACGCATTTTGAGATAGTTGATAATGTTGATGTTCAAGTCATGATGGATGCATTTAGTCAGCAGTCATATATGGTTCAGCTGGAGCTGTATGTTGAAGTTACTGAAGCTGGAAGTTCATCAATGTCAGTGCCGACGTATCTGTCGTCTACTCAACCGAGACCCACTGAAGACGGTGGTAGACATGTTGTTGATGAGGAGCTTCTTGCAGAACCATATACTGTGCCTTTTAGCGTTATGAGTATTGAAGAGACCAATATCGTCGTTCCTTCGGATGTCGCAGTTAATTTGGGCGATGATTATGACTACCGCCTTGACAATGATAATGTGGACGGTGAAGTCATTCCTTCAGACGATGACCACaatgaagatgaaagaatgcaagAAGGAGGTGACGAGTCTGACACAGACGATGAGGGAGACCGACACGCTAATCCTCAGCCTCGGATGGCACCTCATCCTGCTGATCAACCTGCGGCACCAGTGAACGTCAATGTTGAAACTCAAGGTATGTACAATCAACATATCTCATCAAGCGttgttttttataaatatatggtACTTGATATATTTCTATAA